The following coding sequences are from one Carassius gibelio isolate Cgi1373 ecotype wild population from Czech Republic chromosome B7, carGib1.2-hapl.c, whole genome shotgun sequence window:
- the rbm33a gene encoding RNA-binding protein 33 isoform X2: MATNTEDDEFDEYKPGAERSRRRRGEDDDLESDLDEGDLLEEDWLSAKKNPSEMSDEELNDDLLQSDEEDQNASAQGEVVSLNATLGLGSSGHLQDEDPDGGGYTEYAYEETEGSQPGFSQGGEYEGENEGVEYTGDQNYEVYQDEVLELQIDEPLDDDFQVDEYPTEYSEEQADRQEVPEEEEHEEETEEQDNSQLTELEEVENENDPEAEAEPDADAKEESDEEEEDLEESGRLRFKTERKDDTVVRLSDTTSKRRNIPDTLELSDAAKADLREFEERERQRKQGRFGGRGRGADGGRGGMAGRGGIRGRGGAGGRGAGGRGDFPLFGMGAFRGDGVGGRGRINEQRPPLMQVNLGMQQLRMTPPLQHHHHQSRLPGPRGSGGPGLFPDPGTPIPQQPLQLMTPRLTHHSPGPRAQHDTHVPRLLNSPPRHSRTHPNQHQQHQQHHPKNIHINPHFRGPSSSPVQVPSMPPVQNQPRPNIASQRLPAPPDFQQHLQGNFGPPQRPLPPQDQWRGPPQHHQDPEHFFPAEPRFSGQHMFDQPGPAPLMNNSVLPMSCQGPPSFPPQGGLGSPGFGSLGLRQNQGPLGGGIFQREPPPGPPGPRGFVGHRQPFSPQQQGPPFNPQHMPFGMQVRQRGLMQQPLHHDLPLSHQPLHQQHRQDLPPQGLPHSQPPPQHQQHHQHHPRDQHPMVHLSQPLFRQSIQSGHRQMQSRPQGNQQRNNHARPKMTPPSPLQQIPPQRNSNLRELPIATSNNNNRPPVPGGQAKPVTRATPNVRQGQAARAGPAGRGGSVAQGQGAAKAPEQPSVPEMKKECPAAQPSTTPEDPDEDEETRQYRLKIEEQKRLREEILKRKEQRRQMQAGMRKKELMERISGQNPNQTPQTPIATPNPTPAAQPPQPVPSLISNGTPQNPSTGLSSPRPNVKARLQNTKPLAQTSGWSGPQKQPSAGPDARQQGQWQPQQKRTMTPQNTQRQGAAQTSPLEGPLGQPQPGGKRTVMQRASSIESPQVPQKVRVVKLQGEQADAGPNTGPPQQQQQPIGRPAPQQRLGPIRKVTMATGGVQNQQQAGHGTANQTNRVVVRGRARGRGGGRVMMQQSPRAQDCQRSTVCIEGLSTTTTTKQLMNLLNSIGPVEMFTMVPEQRKAIAKFVNPQHAASFQHSFHRHMIDLSHIDVSIIDG; the protein is encoded by the exons AACCCCTCAGAGATGTCAGATGAGGAGCTAAACGATGACCTCTTACAAAGTGATGAAGAGGACCAAAACGCAAG TGCTCAGGGTGAGGTTGTGAGTTTAAACGCCACACTGGGTCTGGGCTCGTCTGGTCACCTGCAAGATGAAGACCCTGATGGAGGCGGATATACCGAATACGCCTATGAAGAGACCGAGGGCAGCCAACCGGGTTTCTCTCAGGGTGGGGAGTATGAGGGAGAAAATGAAGGGGTGGAATACACAGGAGACCAGAACTATGAAGTATATCAAGATGAAGTGCTGGAACTACAGATCGACGAGCCACTGGATGACGATTTCCAA GTGGATGAATACCCGACTGAGTATAGTGAAGAGCAGGCTGACCGACAGGAAGTGCCTGAGGAGGAGGAGCATGAGGAGGAAACTGAGGAGCAGGACAACTCTCAGCTCACAGAATTAGAGGAG GTGGAGAATGAAAACGATCCAGAAGCTGAGGCCGAACCGGACGCCGACGCGAAGGAGGAGtctgatgaggaagaggaagatctTGAAGAATCTGGCCGTCTGAGATTTAAGACGGAGCGCAAAGATGACACTGTGGTCAGACTGTCTGATACCACCAGTAAAAGGAGGAACATCCCAGACACACTAG AGCTCTCTGATGCAGCTAAAGCAGACCTGCGTGAGTTTGAGGAAAGGGAACGTCAGAGGAAGCAGGGCCGGTTTGGAGGACGAGGGAGAGGAGCTGATGGAGGGAGGGGAGGAATGGCAGGTAGAGGTGGGATCAGGGGAAGGGGAGGAGCAGGAGGACGAGGAGCCGGAGGAAGAGGAGATTTCCCTCTGTTTGGAATGGGAGCTTTCCGTGGCGATGGAGTTGGAGGACGAGGGAGAATAAATGAGCAAAGGCCTCCGCTGATGCAAGTGAACTTAGGAATGCAG CAGCTCAGAATGACTCCCCCGCTTCAGCATCACCACCATCAGTCTCGTCTGCCTGGTCCCAGAGGCAGTGGAGGTCCCGGGCTATTCCCGGATCCGGGCACCCCAATTCCTCAGCAGCCACTGCAGCTGATGACGCCTCGTCTGACCCACCATTCCCCAGGGCCCAGAGCACAACACGACACACATGTACCACGCTTGTTGAACTCACCACCGCGGCACTCACGAACACATCCCAACCAACATCAACAGCATCAGCAGCATCACCCCAAAAACATTCACATCAACCCTCACTTCAGAGGACCCTCCTCCTCACCCGTGCAAG TTCCCTCAATGCCTCCTGTGCAGAACCAACCGAGGCCTAACATCGCTTCACAGAGACTCCCG GCTCCTCCTGATTTCCAGCAGCATCTTCAGGGGAATTTTGGCCCACCTCAACGGCCTCTGCCCCCCCAGGATCAATGGAGAGGACCACCACAACATCATCAGGATCCAGAGCACTTCTTCCCTGCTG AACCACGTTTTTCAGGCCAGCACATGTTTGACCAGCCAGGCCCTGCCCCCCTCATGAATAACAGTGTTCTTCCGATGTCGTGCCAAGGCCCTCCATCTTTCCCCCCACAAGGGGGACTCGGAAGTCCTGGATTTGGTTCTCTGGGGCTCAGGCAAAACCAAGGGCCTCTGGGAGGAGGTATTTTCCAGAGAGAGCCCCCTCCAGGCCCCCCTGGTCCCCGTGGCTTCGTGGGTCACAGACAGCCCTTCTCGCCCCAACAGCAGGGACCCCCCTTTAACCCCCAGCACATGCCGTTTGGTATGCAGGTACGCCAGAGA GGTCTAATGCAGCAGCCCCTACACCATGATCTGCCACTGTCCCATCAACCCTTGCACCAGCAGCACAGACAGGACTTGCCCCCCCAGGGTCTGCCTCACTCCCAGCCTCCACCCCAACACCAACAGCACCACCAACACCACCCAAGGGACCAACATCCCATGGTGCACCTCTCCCAGCCCCTCTTCCGCCAGTCGATTCAGAGTGGCCACAGACAGATGCAGTCCCGACCACAGGGCAACCAGCAGCGAAACAACCATGCCAGACCCAAAATG ACGCCTCCATCTCCACTGCAGCAGATTCCTCCTCAACGCAACAGCAATCTCCGTGAGCTGCCCATCGCCACAAGCAACAACAATAACCGCCCGCCAGTGCCTGGTGGGCAAGCAAAGCCTGTTACCAGGGCTACACCGAATGTTAGGCAAGGGCAGGCTGCTCGTGCTGGACCAGCAGGAAGAGGAGGATCTGTGGCACAGGGGCAGGGGGCTGCCAAAGCACCAGAGCAGCCCAGTGTGCCCGAGATGAAGAAAGAGTGTCCAGCTGCACAGCCAAGCACCACTCCAGAG GACCCAGATGAAGATGAGGAGACGCGTCAGTACAGACTGAAGATTGAGGAACAGAAGCGTCTGCGAGAGGAGATCCTCAAGCGCAAAGAGCAGCGCAGGCAGATGCAGGCTGGGATGCGCAAAAAAGAACTGATGGAACGGATCAGCGGCCAGAACCCAAACCAGACCCCACAAACTCCGATCGCCACACCCAACCCAACCCCAGCAGCCCAACCCCCACAGCCGGTCCCTTCGCTGATCTCTAACGGAACACCCCAGAACCCTTCGACAGGTCTTAGTTCCCCTCGTCCAAATGTGAAGGCCCGTCTGCAGAACACTAAACCTCTGGCCCAGACTTCAGGTTGGTCTGGGCCGCAGAAGCAGCCGAGCGCTGGTCCTGATGCCAGGCAGCAGGGCCAATGGCAACCGCAGCAGAAGAGGACCATGACCCCACAAAACACTCAAAGACAAGGTGCTGCTCAGACCAGCCCACTAGAAGGGCCACTGGGTCAGCCTCAACCTGGAGGAAAGAGAACAGTGATGCAAAGAGCTAGCAGCATCGAATCTCCTCAGGTTCCACAGAAAGTACGTGTAGTTAAGCTTCAGGGAGAG CAGGCAGATGCCGGTCCCAACACTGGTCCCccacagcagcagcaacaaccaaTCGGTCGGCCTGCCCCCCAACAGAGACTTGGTCCCATCAGAAAAGTTACCATGGCAACTGGTGGTGTACAAAATCAACAACAGGCTGGCCATGGCACGGCAAACCAAACGAACCGG GTGGTAGTTCGGGGTCGGGCGCGAGGCCGTGGTGGGGGGCGTGTGATGATGCAGCAGAGCCCGAGAGCTCAGGATTGTCAGAGAAGCACTGTTTGCATCGAAGGTTTATCCACCACTACAACCACCAAACAGCTCATGAACCTTCTCAACTCCATCGGCCCTGTTGAG